In a single window of the Nodularia spumigena CCY9414 genome:
- a CDS encoding Mo-dependent nitrogenase C-terminal domain-containing protein: MTSAVKSPYSSEQITAWLRGLLTIAWADGNFDPEEQQLITSLTKDELALGVELDSLEIITPEELAAKLGKRTAAAENFTRTAVMVAIANGTYSPSEDQVMQQLYTALEQPQDILESLRHTLAPAEQISTLAPPEAPPHDVLYPLRDWLDGLEIHDPRVARFLCKMIPSQCPFERDITLFGRKIVHIPPLCQINPLYEQLVGLRFRALSYLADECGEDISPYI, translated from the coding sequence ATGACAAGTGCCGTGAAATCTCCTTACAGTAGTGAACAAATTACCGCTTGGTTACGTGGTCTGCTGACAATTGCTTGGGCTGATGGTAACTTTGATCCTGAAGAACAGCAATTAATTACCAGTCTGACTAAGGATGAATTAGCTCTAGGGGTTGAGTTGGATTCATTAGAGATAATTACACCAGAGGAATTAGCTGCAAAGTTGGGTAAAAGAACAGCAGCAGCCGAAAATTTTACTCGTACAGCTGTGATGGTGGCGATCGCTAATGGTACATATTCCCCCAGCGAAGATCAAGTAATGCAGCAGTTATACACGGCTTTGGAACAGCCACAAGACATCCTAGAATCCTTACGCCATACCCTAGCACCAGCAGAGCAGATTTCCACCCTAGCACCACCGGAAGCGCCTCCACATGATGTACTTTATCCCCTGCGTGACTGGCTAGACGGGCTAGAAATCCATGATCCTAGAGTAGCCCGTTTCTTATGCAAAATGATTCCTTCTCAGTGTCCTTTTGAGCGGGATATCACTTTATTTGGACGCAAAATTGTTCACATTCCACCATTGTGTCAAATCAACCCACTGTATGAGCAACTGGTGGGTTTACGTTTTCGCGCCCTCTCCTATTTAGCAGATGAATGTGGTGAGGATATTTCGCCATATATCTAG
- a CDS encoding four helix bundle protein, whose protein sequence is MSSRRFQELRVYQLSEKLADDIWKIVNNWQPLAQGTLGKQIIRSADSIGANIAEGVGRGSYQDNRRFVKIARGSLYETQHWLRRAYHRKLLTNEQIDALKLTINELAPQLNAYLKSIGNVPDD, encoded by the coding sequence ATGTCAAGTAGGAGGTTTCAAGAATTACGGGTTTATCAATTATCTGAAAAATTAGCTGACGACATCTGGAAAATTGTTAATAATTGGCAGCCACTTGCACAAGGTACACTGGGTAAACAAATAATCCGTTCAGCAGATAGCATTGGTGCGAATATAGCAGAAGGTGTAGGAAGAGGAAGTTATCAAGATAATCGTCGTTTCGTCAAAATAGCTAGGGGGTCTTTGTACGAAACTCAGCACTGGCTCAGACGAGCATATCACCGTAAGCTGCTAACTAATGAACAAATAGATGCATTAAAGCTAACCATCAATGAACTAGCACCCCAATTAAACGCATACCTGAAATCAATTGGTAACGTTCCAGATGACTAA
- the obgE gene encoding GTPase ObgE translates to MQFIDQALIEVEAGKGGDGIVAFRREKYVPAGGPSGGNGGRGGSVIFVVDTNLQTLLDFRYKHLFKADNGGRGGPNNCTGANGKDLIVEIPCGTSVYDGSTGALLCDLVEPGQRFRVAEGGKGGLGNQHFLSNRNRAPEYALPGLPGEMLVLRLELKLLAEVGIIGLPNAGKSTLISSLSAARPKIADYPFTTLIPNLGVVRKPTGDGTVFADIPGLIEGASHGAGLGYDFLRHIERTKVLLHLIDATSEDVIGEYKTIKQELQAYGRGLAKRPQILVLNKIDAVDRETVDLEALATELNHLSLSPVFLISAVTRTGLEPMLQELWGILDQMNAAEEKEVEVLR, encoded by the coding sequence ATGCAATTTATTGACCAAGCACTCATAGAAGTTGAAGCTGGTAAAGGTGGCGATGGTATCGTCGCCTTCCGACGTGAGAAATACGTACCAGCAGGCGGTCCCTCTGGTGGAAATGGGGGACGAGGAGGTTCAGTAATTTTTGTAGTTGATACCAACTTGCAAACTTTGCTGGACTTCAGATACAAGCATCTTTTTAAAGCCGATAATGGTGGACGTGGTGGACCAAATAACTGCACCGGCGCTAATGGTAAGGATTTAATCGTCGAAATTCCCTGCGGTACGTCTGTTTATGATGGAAGTACAGGGGCTTTACTATGCGATTTGGTTGAACCTGGACAACGTTTTCGGGTAGCTGAAGGCGGAAAAGGTGGATTAGGAAACCAGCATTTCTTGAGTAACCGTAACCGCGCCCCCGAATATGCTTTACCTGGACTTCCCGGAGAAATGTTGGTACTGCGTTTAGAATTGAAACTTTTGGCGGAAGTTGGAATTATTGGCTTACCAAATGCTGGTAAATCTACACTAATTTCTTCTCTATCAGCCGCACGTCCTAAAATTGCTGACTATCCTTTTACAACTCTGATTCCTAATTTGGGTGTAGTCAGAAAACCCACTGGGGATGGTACTGTTTTTGCTGATATTCCCGGTTTGATTGAAGGTGCTTCTCACGGTGCGGGTTTGGGATACGATTTTTTACGTCACATTGAACGCACAAAGGTTTTGTTACACCTCATTGATGCGACTAGCGAAGATGTGATTGGTGAATACAAGACAATTAAGCAGGAGTTACAAGCCTATGGACGAGGTTTAGCCAAGCGTCCGCAAATTTTGGTGCTGAATAAAATTGATGCGGTTGATAGGGAAACAGTGGATTTAGAAGCTTTAGCTACTGAACTTAATCACCTTTCTCTGTCTCCTGTTTTCTTGATTTCAGCAGTTACCCGCACAGGTTTAGAACCAATGTTACAGGAACTTTGGGGAATTCTTGACCAAATGAATGCGGCTGAAGAAAAAGAAGTGGAGGTTTTGCGGTAA
- a CDS encoding Uma2 family endonuclease produces MQLQEQRYYSPEEYLELEVNSEIRHEYIDGQIIPMTGGTPNHNQLALNLSGTLNFLLKRQPYRVFITDQRLWIPKRRIYTYPDVMVVQTPLEYQEGRKDTLVNPVMIAEVLSKSTKSYDRDEKFAAYRTISSFCEYILIDQYTMHVEHYCKTDNNKWIFSEYDDGDVTLNLAAVPCQVLLADIYDQVDFSVEE; encoded by the coding sequence ATGCAATTACAAGAACAACGCTATTATTCGCCTGAAGAATACCTAGAACTAGAAGTAAATTCAGAAATACGCCACGAATATATTGATGGTCAAATTATCCCCATGACAGGCGGAACACCCAATCACAACCAACTTGCTCTTAATTTAAGTGGGACGCTAAATTTTCTGCTCAAGCGTCAACCTTATCGAGTTTTTATTACAGACCAACGCCTATGGATACCTAAAAGGCGCATTTACACTTATCCTGATGTTATGGTTGTGCAAACTCCTTTGGAATATCAAGAAGGTAGAAAAGATACTCTTGTCAACCCAGTGATGATTGCTGAGGTGTTATCAAAGTCTACTAAAAGTTATGACCGCGATGAAAAGTTTGCTGCTTATCGCACAATTAGCAGCTTTTGTGAGTATATTCTGATTGACCAGTATACTATGCACGTTGAGCATTACTGCAAGACTGATAATAATAAATGGATTTTTTCTGAATATGATGATGGGGATGTGACTTTAAATTTAGCTGCTGTTCCTTGTCAAGTTTTGTTGGCGGATATTTATGACCAGGTGGATTTTAGTGTGGAGGAGTAA
- a CDS encoding acyltransferase family protein: MRLSSLDVFRGITIAAMILVNMAGVAGEVYPPLAHADWHGCTPTDLVFPFFLFIVGVAMSFSLSKYTEKGYSRIFRRAAILFALGLLLNGFWNQGIWTFDLSKIRIMGVLQRISLAYLLASLAVLNLPRKGQWILAGVLLIGYWLTMMYVPVPEYGAGVLTREGNFGAYIDRLIIPQVHLYAGDGYQNLGDPEGLFSTIPAVVNVLAGYFTGQWIRNQPVKTRTSIGLGLFGIGCLIIGWAWGWIFPINKKLWTSSYVVFSNGWALLLLAACYELIEVRQIRRWSKAFEIMGLNAIALFTASILLIKILVRTKIGTGETAISTYNWIYQNIFASWAGTLNGSFLFALVTLLFWLAIAYLMYRQNWFLKV, translated from the coding sequence ATGCGCCTGTCTTCATTAGATGTTTTTCGCGGTATTACCATTGCTGCTATGATTTTAGTCAATATGGCAGGAGTAGCAGGTGAAGTATACCCCCCCTTAGCTCATGCAGATTGGCACGGTTGCACACCCACAGACTTAGTATTTCCCTTCTTTTTGTTTATTGTCGGTGTGGCAATGTCCTTTTCCTTATCAAAGTATACCGAAAAAGGTTACTCGCGGATATTCCGCCGCGCCGCCATATTATTTGCTTTGGGGTTGCTACTTAATGGCTTTTGGAATCAGGGAATTTGGACTTTTGATTTAAGTAAAATCCGCATCATGGGAGTATTACAGCGTATCAGTTTAGCATACCTGTTGGCTTCTTTAGCAGTCCTCAACCTACCACGCAAAGGACAATGGATACTAGCAGGTGTATTACTCATAGGCTATTGGCTAACCATGATGTATGTCCCAGTTCCCGAATATGGCGCGGGTGTACTGACACGAGAAGGTAACTTTGGCGCTTATATCGACCGTTTAATTATTCCCCAAGTCCACTTATATGCAGGTGATGGGTATCAAAACTTGGGAGATCCAGAGGGATTATTTAGCACCATTCCCGCCGTTGTCAATGTTTTAGCTGGCTACTTTACAGGGCAATGGATACGCAATCAGCCCGTAAAAACACGCACAAGCATAGGGTTAGGATTATTTGGGATTGGTTGCTTAATTATAGGTTGGGCGTGGGGGTGGATATTCCCCATCAACAAAAAACTGTGGACAAGTTCCTATGTAGTCTTCAGCAATGGTTGGGCGTTACTATTGCTAGCAGCTTGCTATGAACTCATCGAAGTGCGACAGATACGGCGCTGGAGTAAGGCTTTTGAAATAATGGGATTAAATGCGATCGCCCTCTTCACAGCATCCATTTTATTAATTAAAATCTTAGTCAGAACCAAAATCGGCACAGGTGAAACCGCCATCAGCACCTACAACTGGATTTACCAAAACATTTTCGCATCGTGGGCGGGTACTCTCAACGGTTCATTCTTATTCGCCCTAGTAACCCTCTTATTCTGGTTAGCAATAGCTTATCTCATGTATCGCCAAAACTGGTTTCTCAAAGTCTAA
- a CDS encoding polysaccharide deacetylase family protein — protein MQLAPLFPFFYRILQPSFPHCLWSGNGYNKAIALTFDDGPHPEYTPQVLAVLERYNINASFFWLGACVNRYPGIAKAICDRGHWIGLHGYDHRSFPTLSPNDLQNSLAKTQAAIYNACDLTPEQVCDVRPPNGLFTPQTLKLFLKWNYRPVMWSVVPEDWVRPGVTTVVQRVLKQVENGSLIVLHDGTCGGQDVAATIKILIPQLLEQGYEFVTVDSLWQQNQTKHHFTASHAE, from the coding sequence ATGCAGCTAGCGCCACTGTTCCCGTTTTTTTATCGCATTCTCCAACCGAGTTTTCCTCATTGTCTTTGGAGTGGTAATGGTTATAATAAGGCGATCGCACTCACGTTTGATGATGGACCCCACCCGGAATACACACCCCAAGTATTGGCTGTATTAGAGCGTTATAATATTAATGCGAGTTTTTTTTGGTTGGGTGCTTGCGTCAACCGTTACCCAGGTATTGCCAAAGCGATATGCGATCGCGGACACTGGATAGGATTACATGGTTACGATCATCGCTCTTTTCCCACACTTTCGCCAAATGACCTGCAAAACAGTTTAGCAAAAACTCAAGCTGCAATTTACAATGCTTGTGACTTGACACCCGAACAAGTATGCGACGTGCGACCCCCCAACGGTTTATTTACACCCCAAACCTTAAAATTATTTCTTAAGTGGAATTACCGCCCCGTCATGTGGAGTGTTGTACCAGAAGACTGGGTAAGACCGGGGGTAACTACTGTCGTCCAACGAGTTCTCAAACAAGTGGAGAACGGTTCACTAATTGTTTTGCATGATGGTACTTGTGGTGGACAAGATGTTGCTGCCACAATCAAGATACTAATTCCACAATTACTAGAGCAAGGCTATGAATTTGTGACTGTTGATAGTCTTTGGCAACAAAATCAAACCAAGCATCATTTCACAGCCAGTCATGCTGAATGA
- a CDS encoding helix-turn-helix transcriptional regulator: protein MKHKPKPRIALLREKAGLTQLELSRLVGVTESTIQNWESGRTGTDHIERIIRFCKALNCQVQDLIEDMSELSEKPVDEPVSLSDIHNLLGTENSAIMSNSETQVSEEEKAKRG, encoded by the coding sequence GTGAAACACAAGCCAAAACCAAGGATCGCTTTGCTTCGTGAAAAAGCAGGGCTAACCCAGCTTGAACTGTCGCGTCTTGTAGGCGTGACTGAAAGCACTATCCAAAATTGGGAAAGTGGTAGAACTGGGACTGACCATATTGAAAGAATTATTAGGTTTTGCAAGGCTTTGAATTGCCAAGTGCAAGACCTAATTGAAGATATGAGTGAGTTATCAGAAAAGCCTGTAGATGAACCAGTTTCCTTAAGTGACATACACAATTTGTTGGGAACTGAGAACTCAGCCATCATGAGCAATTCTGAGACTCAAGTTTCTGAAGAGGAAAAAGCGAAGCGTGGATAA
- a CDS encoding pre-peptidase C-terminal domain-containing protein, with protein MTKSGSITQALKNNYIPINVTNLPGIIGGDSNLETGEFIEVGDRDVDFFKINSPNAGILEIDIKSYGDPTIIDEVDAVVFIYDREGNLLALNDDRDTSLDPLLRYQITANTDYFVAVTGYGNDSFNPFQLGSGSSGDTGEYKFNSRLLPLSQITALSNNTSTSGTVENVSVGSIIFGNIGDDNGFFVGASDIDIYRFTPTTTARVTIRASANEAFNADTFLRVFNANGTEIAFNDDENALTRGSGIQIDVTAGTQYLIGVNGASPQARNYNPLTGAGAANGSQGDYILSIFNNVIILDINGSSNEYALSAASQNVTDEFTISADKTQLGLSGNTWKKLDIGSYNITNNTILEFEFQSSKRGEIHGIGFDTDNDVINNPGNLFQLSGTQNWGLNNFKNYSTGSGWQSYSITVGDYFTGNFNYLTFANDHDVASPDSNGQFRNIQLYENQNNNLSVNINGNSNEYALSAASQDVTDEFTISADKTQLGLSGNTWKKLDIGNYNITNNTILEFEFQSSKRGEIHGIGFDTDNDVINNPQNLFQLSGTQNWGLNNFKNYSTGSGWQSYSITVGDYFTGDFNYLTFANDHDVASPDSNGQFRNIQLYENQNNNLKRQ; from the coding sequence ATGACCAAAAGTGGTAGTATTACACAGGCATTAAAAAATAATTATATACCAATAAATGTCACAAACCTCCCTGGTATAATTGGTGGGGATAGTAATTTGGAGACGGGAGAATTCATTGAAGTAGGCGATCGCGATGTCGATTTTTTCAAAATCAATTCTCCTAACGCCGGGATTTTAGAAATTGATATCAAATCCTATGGTGATCCTACAATTATTGACGAAGTTGATGCCGTTGTCTTTATCTACGACAGAGAAGGCAATCTTTTAGCTTTAAACGACGATAGAGATACATCTTTAGATCCACTTTTACGCTATCAAATTACCGCGAATACAGATTACTTTGTAGCTGTAACTGGTTATGGGAATGATTCTTTCAATCCTTTTCAACTAGGTAGTGGCTCATCAGGAGATACAGGAGAATATAAATTTAATAGCAGACTGTTACCACTGTCACAAATAACTGCTTTAAGTAATAACACTTCTACTAGTGGTACAGTGGAAAATGTCTCCGTTGGCTCAATTATCTTTGGCAATATCGGCGATGATAATGGTTTCTTTGTAGGTGCTAGTGATATTGATATCTATCGCTTTACTCCCACTACCACTGCTAGAGTGACAATTCGTGCCAGTGCCAATGAAGCTTTCAATGCTGATACTTTTTTACGAGTCTTCAACGCTAACGGCACAGAAATCGCCTTCAATGATGATGAAAATGCTTTAACTAGGGGTAGCGGGATTCAGATAGATGTCACCGCAGGTACTCAATATTTAATTGGTGTCAATGGTGCAAGTCCGCAAGCGAGAAATTATAATCCTCTCACAGGTGCTGGTGCGGCAAACGGTAGCCAAGGCGATTACATTCTATCTATTTTCAACAACGTTATTATTTTAGACATCAACGGTAGTAGCAACGAATACGCTCTTTCCGCCGCCTCCCAAAATGTCACAGATGAATTCACCATCTCGGCTGATAAAACTCAACTAGGACTATCCGGTAACACCTGGAAAAAACTGGACATTGGTAGTTACAATATTACCAACAACACCATCCTGGAATTTGAATTCCAAAGCAGCAAACGAGGAGAAATTCACGGAATTGGTTTTGATACTGACAATGATGTCATCAATAACCCTGGAAACTTATTCCAACTTAGTGGAACTCAAAATTGGGGACTAAATAACTTTAAAAACTATAGCACTGGTTCTGGTTGGCAATCTTACAGTATTACCGTAGGAGATTACTTCACGGGCAATTTCAACTACCTCACCTTTGCCAATGACCATGATGTAGCCTCACCTGATAGTAATGGTCAGTTCCGCAATATCCAACTCTACGAGAATCAGAATAACAACCTCAGCGTCAACATCAACGGTAATAGCAACGAATACGCTCTTTCCGCCGCCTCCCAAGATGTCACAGATGAATTCACCATCTCGGCTGATAAAACTCAACTAGGACTATCCGGTAACACCTGGAAAAAACTGGACATTGGTAATTACAATATTACCAACAACACCATCCTGGAATTTGAATTCCAAAGCAGCAAACGAGGAGAAATTCACGGAATTGGTTTTGATACTGACAATGATGTCATCAATAACCCCCAAAACTTATTCCAACTTAGTGGAACTCAAAATTGGGGACTGAATAACTTTAAAAACTATAGCACTGGTTCTGGTTGGCAATCTTACAGTATTACCGTAGGAGATTACTTCACCGGAGATTTCAACTACCTCACCTTTGCCAATGACCATGATGTAGCCTCACCTGATAGTAATGGTCAGTTCCGCAATATCCAACTCTACGAGAATCAGAATAACAACCTCAAGCGTCAATAA
- a CDS encoding FAD-binding domain-containing protein yields the protein LAAYIVHWRRIRWQAGAKWFLEHLLDGDPASNNMSWQWVASTFSHKPYFFNRENLERYTKGVYCRQCPLYGHCDFEGSYEELEQRLFPQGEFIKKPNSQSWQRGKKGKK from the coding sequence TTAGCCGCTTACATTGTCCATTGGCGGCGCATTCGTTGGCAAGCCGGAGCCAAATGGTTTCTAGAACACCTGCTAGATGGCGACCCTGCCAGTAATAATATGTCATGGCAGTGGGTAGCCAGCACTTTTAGTCATAAACCTTATTTTTTCAATCGTGAGAACCTAGAACGCTATACCAAAGGAGTTTATTGTCGCCAATGTCCCCTTTACGGCCATTGTGACTTTGAAGGTAGCTACGAAGAATTAGAACAACGACTATTTCCCCAAGGAGAATTTATCAAAAAACCCAATAGTCAAAGTTGGCAAAGAGGCAAAAAAGGTAAAAAATGA
- a CDS encoding carboxyl transferase domain-containing protein, with protein sequence GGYRKALRLMEHANKFGMPILTFIDTPGAWAGIEAEHQGQGEAIAYNLREMFCFDVPIICTVIGEGGSGGALGIGVGDRLMMFEHAVYTVATPEACAAILWKDSSKSPQAAVALKIISHDLKNLGIIDEILPEPTGGAHSDPLKAATTLKQSLLDNLDQLNRLTSPERRQLRYEKFRKIGVFTEAAH encoded by the coding sequence GGTGGTTATCGGAAAGCCCTGCGCTTGATGGAACACGCCAATAAGTTTGGGATGCCGATTTTAACGTTTATCGACACCCCAGGCGCTTGGGCAGGCATAGAAGCCGAACACCAAGGACAAGGGGAAGCGATCGCCTATAATCTACGGGAAATGTTTTGCTTTGATGTGCCAATTATCTGCACAGTCATCGGCGAAGGTGGTTCTGGTGGCGCTTTAGGTATTGGCGTAGGCGATCGCCTCATGATGTTTGAACACGCCGTTTATACCGTCGCTACCCCCGAAGCCTGTGCCGCCATTCTGTGGAAAGATTCTAGCAAATCTCCCCAAGCAGCAGTCGCCCTCAAAATTATTTCCCACGACCTGAAAAACTTGGGAATCATCGACGAAATATTACCTGAACCCACTGGTGGCGCTCATTCTGACCCACTCAAAGCCGCCACAACTCTCAAGCAGAGCTTATTAGACAACTTAGACCAACTCAACCGCTTAACATCTCCAGAACGTCGGCAACTCCGCTATGAAAAATTCCGTAAAATTGGTGTTTTTACTGAAGCTGCCCACTAA
- a CDS encoding SDR family oxidoreductase → MSLDKRRALITGASSGIGKATALAFAKAGIDVALVSRSLDKLETVAQAARHTGVVAKAYAVDLANITQVKAEIEAIALDFGGIDILVNNAGIAYTANLSETPLEDWQKVINLNLTSVFQCLMGILPGMRSRHTGTIINVASIAAKQPFPGWGVYSVSKAGVMALSQTLAQEERAHGIRVTAICPGAVNTELWDTETVQS, encoded by the coding sequence ATGAGTCTTGATAAACGACGCGCCCTAATTACTGGGGCTAGTAGTGGAATTGGCAAAGCAACGGCTTTAGCATTTGCCAAGGCGGGAATTGATGTCGCCTTAGTCAGCCGTTCTTTAGATAAGTTAGAGACAGTAGCCCAAGCAGCTAGACATACAGGAGTAGTAGCCAAAGCTTACGCTGTTGATCTTGCGAATATAACTCAAGTCAAAGCAGAAATAGAGGCGATCGCCCTTGACTTTGGAGGCATAGATATATTAGTAAATAATGCGGGCATAGCATACACAGCCAACCTGAGCGAAACCCCCTTAGAAGATTGGCAGAAAGTCATAAACTTGAACCTCACCAGCGTCTTTCAATGCCTGATGGGAATATTACCCGGAATGCGCTCACGCCACACAGGCACAATAATTAACGTCGCCTCAATTGCTGCCAAGCAACCCTTTCCTGGTTGGGGAGTATACAGCGTCAGCAAGGCTGGTGTAATGGCACTTTCTCAAACCTTGGCACAAGAAGAACGCGCCCACGGCATTCGTGTCACAGCCATTTGTCCTGGTGCTGTCAATACCGAACTCTGGGACACAGAAACCGTCCAGTCAGA
- a CDS encoding zinc ribbon domain-containing protein, with amino-acid sequence MEQGHRQEINLGSKTNQKFVQIPTARLKDRIAQLCKQYGIKFIETEESYTSKASYVDGDFLPVFGSKPEGWKASGRRVSRGLYQASSGLKINADANGAANILRKVAVKLGFNLSGISSGELIAPLKIRLWTLQESPSL; translated from the coding sequence TTGGAACAAGGACACAGACAAGAGATAAATCTGGGTTCAAAAACTAATCAGAAATTTGTCCAAATACCTACTGCACGATTAAAAGACCGTATTGCCCAATTATGTAAGCAATATGGCATCAAGTTTATAGAAACGGAAGAATCTTACACTTCTAAAGCATCCTACGTTGATGGCGATTTTCTACCTGTATTTGGTTCCAAACCAGAAGGGTGGAAAGCGTCAGGAAGAAGAGTTAGTCGTGGTTTGTATCAGGCTTCTAGCGGACTAAAAATAAATGCAGATGCGAATGGGGCTGCCAATATTTTAAGAAAAGTAGCGGTAAAACTGGGATTTAATCTCAGTGGAATCAGTAGCGGCGAATTGATAGCGCCTTTGAAGATCCGTTTGTGGACTCTTCAAGAATCCCCGTCCCTTTAG